The following are encoded together in the Pygocentrus nattereri isolate fPygNat1 chromosome 3, fPygNat1.pri, whole genome shotgun sequence genome:
- the leng1 gene encoding leukocyte receptor cluster member 1: protein MNILPKKSWHVRNKDNIARVRRDEAQAAEEEREIQRRAERAEQEARTEYLRKKSRVALEQRGGYREEGEQSGGSGGIEHLNLFPLEESSEKKGNAEYLKEKREEKEKQERAIGLLVSLGPAPGTEATPWYLKHREKEKEEDRDRKEKGKRKSITEEEREKKERKLKERLDPLLDMKKALAVKDRKEKKHKKKEKRDRGEKRSGESSIERLRAERLQREADERRRTQALLDQRNGGGEEGKRQKEMGDRDRPYNSAYFPELARKRQRKERDQYDFC, encoded by the exons ATGAACATTCTGCCAAAGAAGAGCTGGCACGTGCGCAATAAGGACAACATAGCGCGCGTTCGGCGTGATGAAGCGCAGGCCGCCGAAGAGGAGCGCGAGATCCAGCGGCGAGCGGAGCGCGCGGAGCAAGAG GCTCGGACGGAATATCTGAGGAAGAAGTCCCGCGTGGCCCTCGAGCAGCGAGGAGGAtacagagaggagggagagcagAGTGGAGGTTCAGGAGGGATTGAACACCTCAACTTATTTCCTTTGGAGGAGTCTTCGGAAAAGAAGGGCAATGCAGAATATCTTAAAGAGAAAAGGGAGGAAAAG GAGAAACAGGAGCGTGCCATTGGCCTGTTGGTATCCCTTGGTCCTGCCCCTGGAACAGAAGCTACACCCTGGTATCTGAagcacagagaaaaggagaaagaggaggataGAGATAGAAAGGAGAAGGGCAAAAGGAAGAGCATaacagaagaggagagagagaagaaagagcgGAAGTTAAAG GAGAGGCTGGACCCTCTTTTGGACATGAAGAAAGCCCTGgcagtgaaagacagaaaggagaaaaaacacaaaaagaaagaaaagagagatagaggggagaAGAGGAGTGGAGAAAG CTCGATTGAAAGGTTGCGTGCCGAACGGTTGCAGAGAGAAGCGGATGAGAGGAGACGAACACAAGCGCTACTGGATCAGAGGAATGGAGGGGGGGAGGAGGGAAAAAGACAGAAGGAAATGGGTGACCGAGACAGACCATACAACAGTGCCTACTTCCCTGAGCTGGCACGCaaaaggcagagaaaggagagagaccAGTACGACTTCTGCTAg
- the tmc4 gene encoding transmembrane channel-like protein 7: protein MELREFRDSLASGFNDHYSPQPSLRHRGGPDLQENENTVQFDWSSHPEESDDGDSHQPQNLRELPLHMTLKRAIWQVQQMKVPVVTRWGSWRIHQSKAFRRFREDAKDVLAKLALWRKTIHKIGGHFGGGVQSYFLFLRFLVILNLLSFLLMASFVIIPSIVFNTVSFSGSSSIDSLPSVNMTGKEECLRYDPNPEALTVFYTYFLDLLSGTGFMEYSYMFYGFYNNTLVISSGFSYNIPLAYLLTAAFYFLFCLACIIVRMGSVTRIMVATGGGAVGGYSMLIFTGWDYGLQGERATQLKQNNLLYQLQVDLEEERIKQKAASLTLTQTVGLYSFRIFLHLVVLAMIVGAFFGIAAATQFSQSQQQGGIVGLLLEYLPSIVMTTSNFVVPFMCDQVARFEKYSPSVTIILALLRAVILRLVSLAVLLYSLWKQITCDGDVNTGKCTPCSYNSEQYQCWETRVGQEMYKLTLFDFLITIAMLVLVEFPRRFVVDNCSCKLVQWVGRQEFLVPSNILALVYGQTVVWAGALFCPLLPIINTIKFIIIFYCKKGTLFQNCRPALRTFRSTSSNFFFFLVLLIGLMLASVVLIYSVAIIHPSYDCGPFRFSETMWLVVPNTFHSLSNTTQEFLFYAGSQAFSIPLFIFSCVFLCYIAALATVYGKTVALLKNQHKMEGRDKQFLVKQIKEIAALSKEEQEPQQPPRSQAQWNGAPHWGGQHNPAFDPDTGMMTQPRAFFPDEFENPGLHYREE from the exons ATGGAgctgagagaattcagagaCTCACTTGCTTCAG GTTTCAATGaccactacagtccccagcccTCACTAAGGCACCGGGGCGGTCCTGACCTGCAGGAGAATGAAAACACAGTCCAGTTTGACTGGAGCTCACATCCTGAAGAGAGTGATGATGGAGATTCACATCAGCCTCAGAACCTCAGAGAGCTGCCTCTACACATGACCCTAAAGAGAGCTATATG GCAGGTGCAGCAGATGAAAGTACCAGTCGTGACTCGCTGGGGTTCATGGCGCATCCATCAGTCCAAAGCATTCCGCCGCTTTCGGGAAGATGCCAAGGACGTGCTGGCTAAGCTGGCACTGTGGAGGAAAACGATTCATAAGATTggag GACACTTTGGTGGTGGAGTCCAGTCGTATTTCCTGTTCCTGAGGTTTCTTGTCATTCTCAATTTGCTGTCGTTCCTGCTGATGGCTAGCTTTGTGATCATCCCCAGCATTGTCTTCAACACTGTTTCTTTCAGTGGCTCCAGCAGCATAGACTCTCTGCCCTCTGTCAACATGACAG GAAAGGAGGAGTGCCTGCGCTATGACCCTAATCCTGAGGCTCTCACTGTTTTCTACACATACTTCCTGGATTTGCTCTCAGGAACg GGCTTCATGGAGTATTCTTACATGTTTTATGGTTTCTATAACAACACGTTGGTCATAAGCAGCGGCTTCTCTTACAACATCCCACTCGCCTACCTGCTGACCGCTGCCTTCTATTTCCTCTTCTGCCTTGCCTGCATCATCGTTCG GATGGGCAGTGTGACTCGGATCATGGTGGCCACGGGCGGAGGGGCTGTAGGTGGCTACAGTATGTTGATTTTCACAGGATGGGATTACGGCCTTCAGGGAGAGCGTGCCACCCAGCTGAAACAGAACAACCTGCTCTACCAGTTACAG GTAGATTTGGAGGAGGAGAGGATTAAACAGAAGGCTGCCTCTCTGACTCTGACGCAGACAGTGGGTCTGTACTCATTCCGCATTTTCCTACATCTCGTCGTCCTCGCCATGATTGTGGGGGCTTTCTTTGGCATTGCTGCTGCAACCCAGTTCAGTCAG TCTCAGCAACAGGGAGGCATTGTGGGCCTGCTGCTTGAATACTTACCCTCTATTGTCATGACGACAAGCAACTTTGTGGTGCCCTTCATGTGTGACCAAGTCGCCCGGTTCGAGAAATATTCTCCTAGTGTCACAATCATCCTGGCACTGCTCCG GGCAGTGATTCTTCGTTTAGTGAGTTTGGCTGTGCTGCTGTACAGTCTGTGGAAGCAGATCACCTGTGATGGAGATGTCAACACTGGGAAATGCACACCCTGCAGTTACAACAGTGAGCAGTATCAG TGCTGGGAGACACGAGTGGGGCAGGAAATGTACAAGCTGACACTCTTCGACTTCTTGATCACCATCGCCATGCTTGTTCTGGTGGAGTTTCCACGCAG gttTGTTGTGGACAACTGCTCGTGTAAGTTGGTGCAGTGGGTGGGTCGACAGGAGTTTCTGGTGCCTTCAAACATTCTGGCTCTTGTGTACGGTCAGACGGTGGTGTGGGCCGGTGCCCTTTTCTGTCCTCTACTGCCCATCATCAACACCATCAaattcatcatcatcttctacTGCAAAAAG GGCACTCTGTTCCAGAACTGCCGTCCAGCTCTCAGGACTTTCCGCTCAACCAGCtccaacttcttcttctttctggtTCTGCTTATTGGCTTGATGCTCGCCAGTGTGGTGCTTATTTACAGTGTGGCCAT AATTCATCCCTCCTACGACTGCGGTCCATTCCGCTTTTCTGAAACCATGTGGCTTGTTGTTCCCAACACCTTCCATTCACTTTCCAACACCACCCAGGAGTTTCTGTTCTACGCGGGCTCACAGGCCTTCTCCATCCCACTCTTCATTTTCTCCTG tgtgtttctgtgttacATTGCTGCACTCGCAACAGTCTACGGGAAAACTGTAGCTCTTCTGAAGAACCAGCATAAAATG GAGGGGCGTGATAAGCAGTTTCTGGTTAAACAGATCAAAGAGATTGCAGCACTTTCGAAAGAAGAGCAAGAACCACAGCAGCCCCCGAGAAGCCAAGCCCAGTGGAATGGTGCTCCGCACTGGGGTGGACAGCACAACCCTGCGTTTGACCCAGACACAGGGATGATGACACAACCCAGAGCTTTTTTCCCAGATGAGTTTGAGAATCCTGGACTCCATTACAGAGAAGAATGA